A genomic segment from Gavia stellata isolate bGavSte3 chromosome 6, bGavSte3.hap2, whole genome shotgun sequence encodes:
- the PSMA2 gene encoding proteasome subunit alpha type-2, producing the protein MAERGYSFSLTTFSPSGKLVQIEYALAAVAAGAPSVGIKAANGVVLATEKKQKSILYDERSVHKVEPITKHIGLVYSGMGPDYRVLVHRARKLAQQYYLVYHEPIPTAQLVQRIASVMQEYTQSGGVRPFGVSLLICGWNEGRPYLFQSDPSGAYFAWKATAMGKNYVNGKTFLEKRYNEDLELEDAIHTAILTLKESFEGQMTEDNIEVGICNEAGFRRLTPTEVKDYLAAIA; encoded by the exons ATGGCGGAGCGCGGCTACAGCTTCTCCCTCACTACGTTCAG tcctTCTGGAAAGCTTGTTCAGATTGAATATGCTTTGGCTGCAGTGGCTGCAGGAGCTCCGTCAGTTGGGATTAAAG CTGCAAATGGAGTGGTGTTGGCAactgagaagaagcagaaatccatTCTTTACGATGAAAGGAGTGTCCACAAAGTAGAACCAATTACCAAACATATAGGTTTAGTGTACAGCGGTATGGGTCCAGATTACAG aGTACTTGTGCACAGAGCTCGGAAGCTGGCCCAGCAATATTACTTGGTTTATCATGAGCCCATTCCAACAGCTCAGTTAGTACAGAGAATTGCTTCTGTGATGCAGGAATACACGCAATCTGG TGGTGTTCGTCCATTTGGTGTATCACTGCTAATATGTGGCTGGAATGAAGGGCGGCCCTATTTATTTCAGTCGGATCCATCT GGAGCTTACTTTGCGTGGAAAGCaacagcaatgggaaaaaaTTACGTCAATGGGAAAACATTCCTTGAGAAAAG ATACAATGAAGATTTGGAGCTTGAAGATGCCATTCATACAGCTATCTTAACACTAAAG GAGAGCTTTGAAGGGCAAATGACAGAAGACAACATTGAAGTTGGCATCTGTAATGAAGCTGGTTTTAGGAGGCTCACTCCAACAGAGGTTAAGGACTACTTGGCTGCAATAGCCTAG
- the MRPL32 gene encoding large ribosomal subunit protein bL32m, with the protein MAALVVLFSPLPRLRGLLQRCWGRLERGLLPGFSGSQSPPWAPALAVQAPAFLPQPVNDTSESSEAPSLLDSILWMAAPKKRRTIEVNRCRRRNPNKLIKVKRNIDVCPECGNLKQKHVLCGYCYAKVKAETRLIRMEIRKKEGGPFNAPTVETVVLYDGEKPTEKDEGKRIIERARKRPSWFVQN; encoded by the exons ATGGCGGCTCTGGTGGTGCTCTTCTCTCCGCTGCCGCGGCTTCGCGGTCTCCTTCAGCGCTGCTGGGGGCGGCTGGAGCGCGGCCTCTTGCCGGGTTTCTCCGGGAGCCAGAGCCCGCCCTGGG caccAGCACTAGCTGTCCAAGCTCCAGCTTTTCTTCCACAACCGGTAAACGACACTAGTGAAAGTAGTGAGGCGCCAAGCCTCTTAGATAGCATCTTGTGGATGGCGGCACCAAAGAAAAGGCGCACCATTGAAGTGAACCGCTGCAGGCGAAGAAATCCCAATAAGCTTATAAAAGTAAAG AGGAACATAGATGTTTGTCCTGAGTGTGGAAACTTAAAACAGAAACACGTCCTTTGTGGCTATTGTTATGCAAAGGTCAAAGCAGAAACTCGACTGATACGGATGGAAATACGTAAAAAGGAAGGAGGACCATTTAATGCTCCAACTGTAGAGACTGTTGTCCTTTATGATGGAGAAAAGCCCACAGAAAAAGATGAAGGCAAGCGGATCATTGAAAGAGCCAGGAAGCGTCCATCTTGGTTTGTTCAAAATTGA